The genomic region GAGGACATCGCGGGCCATCTGCGCCATTTCCAGATCTGTGCCCTGTCCGCAGCCGAGATGCGCGACGCGCTCGACCATGCGGTGCGCGAGAGCCATGCCGCGGTGACGATCGTCGGCCATGGCTTTGAGCTTGCAAACCGAGCCGGTACGCGGCCAAACGCAGTGCATGTCCGGCGATTCGAGACGCTGTGCCGGATGCTCGCTCAGCGGCAGGGAGCGATGGTGACCACGCATTTCGCCGAGCGGCCGCAGCTGCGACTGGGGCAGGAGGATGCGCCGCTCGCGCCGAATGCGCTGCGCACCCGCCTGCGCCAGGCCGAGCAGCTCTGGTCCAACCTGGTCGAAGAGCGCGCAGCATGAGCGCTGCCGGACACGCCAATCCGACAGCGCTCAAGTTCGAGATCGGCGCGCGGACGCTGATGCAGGTGAGCCGTGCGCTCGCCCGGGTGCCGCTGAGCCTGGAGGAAGCCCGCGAGGGGCGGCTGCCCGCGCTGCCGCCGCTGGAGCGCGAGGCGCATGGCTATTCGATCACGTCGCTGCCCGAGGACCGGCTGGAGGCGATGGTCTATGCCAGCGGCGGGATGCTGCCGTTCGTGCGGCAGCGCTATACGCGCTACTATGCCGATCTGGACGGCGGCTTCGATCGCTGGCTGGCGGGGCTTTCAGGCAACACGCGCCAGCAGCTCAAGCGCAAGGCCCGCAAGATCGCCGAAGTGTCGGGCGGTACGCTGGATGTGCGGCGCTTTCGCACACCCGATGAGCTGGAGGAATTCCACGACATCGGCCGACGCATCTCGCTACGCACCTATCAGGAGCGGCTGCTGGGATCGGGGCTGCCCGACACGCCCGAATTCCTGCGCGAGATGATGACATTGTCGGCGGCCGACCGGGTGCGGGCGTGGCTGCTGTACGTCGCGGGCGAGCCGGCGGCGTTCCTCTATTGCCCGGTGTTCGGCAAGACCGTGATTTACGCCCATGTCGGGCATGATCCGGCGTTCAACGACCTCTCGCCGGGCGCGGTGCTCCAGCTCGAGGCGTTTCGCGACCTGTTCGGCGAGGAGCGGTACGACCGCTTCGAT from Sphingosinithalassobacter sp. CS137 harbors:
- a CDS encoding GNAT family N-acetyltransferase → MSAAGHANPTALKFEIGARTLMQVSRALARVPLSLEEAREGRLPALPPLEREAHGYSITSLPEDRLEAMVYASGGMLPFVRQRYTRYYADLDGGFDRWLAGLSGNTRQQLKRKARKIAEVSGGTLDVRRFRTPDELEEFHDIGRRISLRTYQERLLGSGLPDTPEFLREMMTLSAADRVRAWLLYVAGEPAAFLYCPVFGKTVIYAHVGHDPAFNDLSPGAVLQLEAFRDLFGEERYDRFDFTEGEGQHKRQMATGGVACVDLLLLRPSLANRATMAALGGFNRSVAALKRVVNRTPLKGVAKKVRRG